Proteins encoded by one window of Mesorhizobium sp. INR15:
- a CDS encoding ATP-dependent endonuclease: MLSSLQFRIGSGPGEEPLRLPIEPSITIFVGPNNSGKSLALSEIRKGVNVGRLDGSSVISQVVVAPLTLDQANDYSASISSPAQLDELLPADHIVAVLQNGRNHLHLPRLIDVLTNPEVDRQYFGTYYASNYLLNLDGETRVSLCNPQERGDLKSPTLPFARLLTNNNRRRRLSNLVHEATGQHLVIDATVGSQLQIRFSDELPDDERSLSDSNLEFMRNARPLASVSDGVKAYSGILLQMLAGDPKIIFIDEPEAFLHPALARSLGTEIANAAVNEGKVVFASTHSPQFVMGAIESGARVNIVRLTYSQNVGTARLLQNENLRQLMNDPLLRSTGVLEAIFYNFVAVTEADADRAFYGEINNRLVSNGDRRGIRAVLFLNANGKDTVAQIVAPLRALGIPTASVVDLDVLKEGGVVWTRHLLGAGIPDGERAPYGQRRATVLASLRARAPNNFKTDGGVGVLAGAERETADNLLGDLARYGMFVVPVGEVEAWLPGLNVPRAKGRWLRKIFSAMANDPASPGYVRPGPSDVWDFIGQMRGWLSDINRRGIPN, from the coding sequence ATGCTAAGTAGCCTGCAGTTTCGAATTGGCTCTGGGCCTGGCGAAGAGCCGTTGCGTCTACCGATAGAGCCGTCCATCACAATATTCGTTGGACCAAATAATTCAGGTAAAAGTCTCGCTTTATCGGAAATTAGGAAAGGTGTGAATGTTGGTCGATTGGATGGTAGCTCTGTGATATCTCAAGTTGTAGTTGCGCCACTAACCCTTGATCAAGCTAACGATTATTCAGCATCTATTAGTTCCCCCGCGCAATTGGACGAGCTGTTGCCCGCCGACCACATAGTAGCTGTACTTCAAAATGGGAGAAATCATTTACATTTGCCTAGGCTTATCGATGTTCTTACGAACCCAGAAGTTGATCGACAATATTTTGGCACCTATTATGCAAGCAATTATTTGTTAAATCTTGATGGTGAAACGAGGGTCAGCCTGTGCAACCCTCAGGAGCGGGGCGATCTGAAAAGCCCCACTTTGCCCTTTGCAAGATTGTTGACGAACAATAATCGCCGACGGCGTTTGAGTAACTTGGTGCATGAAGCAACCGGGCAGCACCTTGTAATCGATGCAACTGTAGGAAGCCAGCTGCAGATTCGTTTCTCCGATGAGTTACCGGATGACGAGAGATCACTCTCTGATAGCAATCTTGAGTTCATGCGGAATGCACGGCCACTTGCGAGTGTTAGCGACGGAGTCAAGGCTTACTCAGGCATTCTACTTCAAATGCTTGCCGGTGACCCGAAAATTATCTTTATCGATGAGCCTGAGGCATTCCTGCATCCGGCTTTGGCTAGATCGCTTGGCACAGAGATTGCTAATGCGGCGGTAAACGAAGGCAAGGTAGTCTTCGCATCAACCCATAGCCCCCAATTTGTGATGGGCGCTATCGAATCAGGTGCGCGGGTGAACATCGTTAGGCTTACTTATTCTCAAAATGTCGGGACCGCTCGGCTTCTCCAGAATGAAAATTTGCGACAGTTGATGAACGACCCCTTGCTTCGGTCCACTGGTGTTCTGGAGGCTATCTTTTACAATTTTGTGGCTGTGACGGAAGCGGACGCTGACCGGGCTTTTTACGGTGAGATTAATAATCGGCTCGTTAGCAATGGAGACCGGCGGGGAATTAGAGCCGTTCTGTTTCTGAATGCGAACGGCAAGGACACCGTAGCGCAAATCGTTGCTCCGTTGCGTGCACTGGGGATTCCAACGGCGAGCGTTGTTGACTTAGATGTCTTGAAGGAAGGCGGCGTGGTATGGACTCGCCATCTCCTGGGTGCAGGTATTCCCGATGGTGAACGCGCACCTTACGGTCAAAGGCGGGCGACGGTGCTCGCTAGTCTGAGGGCACGTGCGCCAAATAATTTTAAGACGGACGGTGGTGTCGGCGTGCTCGCTGGCGCGGAGCGAGAAACCGCTGACAATCTCTTGGGAGACCTGGCTCGTTACGGGATGTTCGTTGTGCCAGTCGGCGAAGTTGAGGCATGGCTGCCTGGACTTAACGTCCCACGGGCGAAGGGAAGATGGCTAAGAAAGATTTTTTCAGCGATGGCGAACGATCCCGCTTCTCCGGGTTACGTCCGGCCAGGCCCGTCAGATGTCTGGGACTTTATCGGGCAGATGAGGGGATGGCTCTCAGATATTAACCGAAGAGGCATTCCGAATTAA